One genomic region from Streptomyces sp. NBC_00457 encodes:
- a CDS encoding thioesterase family protein, with protein sequence MPEAASAPAARATIGDSEFDRDTALTPRGPGVYDIDLSAGWTILNAVNGGYLLAVLGRALADTLPHGDPFTVSAHYLTASRPGPATVRTDVVRTGRTLSTGQASLFQYDDEGREVERIRVLASYGDLDTLPDDVRTTALPPAIPPMDQCFGPEDGPAPASGGPAIADRLMVKLDPSTLGWALGSPSGKGEMRAWFGLADGRNADPFSLLLAVDALPPTAFELGLGGWVPTVELTVHVRCRPAPGPLRVSITTRNLAGGFLEEDAEVWDSADRLVAQSRQLARVRLR encoded by the coding sequence ATGCCAGAAGCAGCCTCCGCCCCGGCCGCACGGGCCACGATCGGCGACAGCGAGTTCGACCGCGACACCGCGCTCACCCCACGCGGACCCGGCGTCTACGACATCGACCTCTCCGCCGGCTGGACGATCCTCAACGCCGTCAACGGCGGCTATCTGCTGGCCGTCCTGGGCCGCGCCCTCGCGGACACGCTCCCGCACGGCGACCCCTTCACCGTCTCCGCGCACTACCTCACCGCCTCCCGCCCCGGCCCCGCGACCGTCCGCACGGACGTCGTCCGCACCGGCCGCACCCTCTCCACCGGCCAGGCCTCCCTCTTCCAGTACGACGACGAGGGCCGCGAAGTCGAACGCATCCGCGTCCTCGCCTCCTACGGCGACCTCGACACCCTGCCGGACGACGTCCGTACGACGGCCCTGCCGCCCGCGATCCCGCCCATGGACCAGTGTTTCGGCCCCGAGGACGGACCGGCCCCGGCCTCCGGCGGCCCCGCGATCGCCGACCGGCTGATGGTGAAGCTCGACCCCTCGACCCTGGGCTGGGCGCTCGGATCCCCGTCCGGCAAGGGCGAGATGCGGGCCTGGTTCGGGCTGGCCGACGGCCGCAACGCCGACCCCTTCTCGCTGCTCCTCGCGGTGGACGCGCTGCCGCCGACCGCCTTCGAGCTCGGCCTCGGCGGCTGGGTCCCCACGGTCGAACTGACCGTCCACGTCCGCTGCCGCCCCGCACCGGGCCCGCTGCGGGTGTCCATCACCACCCGCAACCTCGCCGGCGGCTTCCTGGAGGAGGACGCCGAGGTCTGGGACAGCGCGGACCGACTGGTCGCGCAGTCACGGCAGTTGGCGCGCGTCCGGCTCCGGTGA
- a CDS encoding alpha/beta hydrolase, with translation MSLTGTPFLYTLVALSLVAVALPLVLWSRIRGPRALRALARMLMLLFAQGTAVALVFVLVNNQNMLYDNWGDLLGTSDHVEQAADLGPDGTGGISLKDLPPVRQSFAPALGPGMGSAGGVRVTHLTGRVSGVHAEVYVWLPPQYDQPAYRDHKFPVVELLPGYPGSARAWFRTMDAHEQLLPLMRSGRVAPFILVAPRTSLLPGVDTGCANIPGKVNADTWLSVDVPRMVMDNFRAQSAPEGWSVAGYSAGGHCATKLAVAHPDRYRAAVSMSGYNDPKAEHAALTAKSPALRRANDPYLLLRKAPTPPPVALYLSGQPHDGYEAAMALKQAAKPPTSVDVVFVPRSAGGHTMALWRPQVVPAFEWLTRQLPVTPRVPSSADSTRAALASGSASPATAARRP, from the coding sequence ATGAGCCTCACCGGGACCCCGTTCCTCTACACCCTGGTCGCGCTGTCCCTCGTCGCCGTCGCGCTGCCGCTCGTCCTCTGGTCGCGGATCCGCGGCCCCCGGGCCCTGCGCGCGCTGGCCCGGATGCTGATGCTGCTGTTCGCCCAGGGCACGGCCGTCGCGCTCGTCTTCGTGCTGGTCAACAACCAGAACATGCTGTACGACAACTGGGGCGATCTGCTCGGCACGAGCGACCATGTGGAGCAGGCCGCCGACCTCGGCCCGGACGGCACGGGCGGTATCTCCCTCAAGGACCTGCCCCCTGTCCGGCAGTCGTTCGCCCCCGCCCTCGGGCCGGGCATGGGGTCGGCCGGCGGTGTGCGCGTCACGCATCTGACGGGCCGGGTCTCGGGCGTGCACGCCGAGGTCTACGTCTGGCTGCCGCCGCAGTACGACCAGCCCGCCTACCGGGACCACAAGTTCCCGGTGGTGGAGCTGCTGCCGGGCTATCCCGGCTCGGCGAGGGCGTGGTTCAGGACGATGGACGCGCATGAGCAGTTGCTGCCGCTGATGCGCAGTGGCCGGGTCGCGCCGTTCATCCTGGTGGCGCCGCGCACCAGCCTGCTGCCCGGGGTGGACACCGGCTGCGCGAACATCCCGGGCAAGGTGAACGCCGACACCTGGCTGAGTGTCGATGTGCCGCGGATGGTGATGGACAACTTCCGGGCGCAGTCCGCACCCGAGGGCTGGTCGGTGGCCGGGTACTCGGCGGGCGGGCACTGCGCCACGAAGCTCGCCGTCGCCCATCCCGACCGCTACCGGGCCGCCGTCAGCATGTCCGGCTACAACGACCCGAAGGCCGAGCACGCCGCGCTCACCGCAAAGTCCCCGGCCCTGCGCCGCGCGAACGACCCGTATCTGCTGCTGCGCAAGGCCCCCACCCCGCCCCCGGTCGCGCTCTACCTCTCCGGCCAGCCGCACGACGGATACGAGGCGGCCATGGCGCTGAAGCAGGCCGCGAAGCCGCCGACCTCCGTGGACGTGGTGTTCGTGCCGCGCAGCGCGGGCGGTCACACGATGGCGCTGTGGCGGCCGCAGGTGGTCCCGGCCTTCGAGTGGCTGACCCGGCAGCTGCCGGTCACTCCTCGCGTACCGTCGAGCGCCGATTCCACGCGCGCGGCGCTCGCCAGTGGAAGCGCATCGCCAGCAACCGCAGCGCGAAGGCCGTGA
- a CDS encoding trimeric intracellular cation channel family protein, whose protein sequence is MLQQLFTPSVQHTLDLIGIFVFAISGALLAVRKNFDVFGIAVLAEVTALGGGLFRDLVIGAVPPAAFTDLGYFLTPLLATLLVFFLHPHVERIQAGVNVFDAAGLGLFCVSGTTKAYEYGLGLTASATLGLATAVGGGVLRDVLANEVPSLLRWDRDLYAVPAMVGATMVVLCIHYDVLTPLASGFAAVTAFALRLLAMRFHWRAPRAWNRRSTVREE, encoded by the coding sequence GTGCTCCAGCAACTGTTCACCCCATCCGTCCAGCACACGCTCGACCTGATCGGCATCTTCGTCTTCGCCATCTCCGGCGCGCTGCTGGCCGTCCGCAAGAACTTCGACGTGTTCGGCATCGCCGTACTCGCCGAGGTCACCGCGCTCGGCGGCGGGCTCTTCCGCGACCTGGTCATCGGCGCCGTACCGCCCGCGGCCTTCACGGATCTGGGGTACTTCCTCACTCCGCTGCTCGCCACGCTCCTGGTCTTCTTCCTGCATCCGCACGTGGAGCGGATCCAGGCCGGTGTGAACGTCTTCGACGCGGCGGGCCTCGGCCTGTTCTGCGTCTCGGGCACGACGAAGGCGTACGAGTACGGGCTCGGCCTGACCGCCTCGGCGACGCTGGGCCTGGCGACGGCCGTCGGCGGAGGCGTGCTGCGGGACGTCCTGGCCAACGAGGTGCCGTCGCTGCTGCGCTGGGACCGCGACCTGTACGCGGTTCCGGCGATGGTCGGCGCCACGATGGTCGTCCTGTGCATCCACTACGACGTGCTGACCCCGCTGGCCAGCGGGTTCGCGGCCGTCACGGCCTTCGCGCTGCGGTTGCTGGCGATGCGCTTCCACTGGCGAGCGCCGCGCGCGTGGAATCGGCGCTCGACGGTACGCGAGGAGTGA
- a CDS encoding ABC transporter ATP-binding protein → MSIPAQSKGAVITKGDAAPGETLLKVTGLQKYFPIRKGLLQRQVGAVRAVDGLDFEVKSGETLGVVGESGCGKSTMGRLITRLLEPTAGKVEFEGKDITHLGVSGMRPLRRDVQMIFQDPYSSLNPRHTIGTIIGAPFKLQGVTPEGGIKKEVQRLLSVVGLNPEHYNRYPHEFSGGQRQRIGIARALALNPKLVVADEPVSALDVSIQAQVVNLLDDLQQELGLTYVIIAHDLSVVRHVSDRIAVMYLGKIVELADRESLYRAPMHPYTKALMSAVPIPDPRRKNAKSERILLKGDVPSPIAPPSGCRFHTRCWKATQICTTTEPPLIELKPGQQVACHHPENFEDQAPQDTVLLTAAKEAAELVSDEVLAESAETSAAVAAEVGAAADVAPEASEASAASADEAPAKEK, encoded by the coding sequence GTGAGCATCCCTGCGCAGAGCAAAGGCGCCGTGATCACCAAGGGCGACGCCGCCCCCGGCGAGACCCTGCTGAAGGTGACCGGGCTCCAGAAGTACTTCCCGATCCGCAAGGGCCTGCTCCAGCGGCAGGTCGGCGCGGTGCGCGCGGTCGACGGCCTCGACTTCGAGGTCAAGTCCGGCGAAACCCTCGGTGTGGTGGGCGAGTCGGGCTGCGGCAAGTCGACGATGGGCCGGCTGATCACCCGGCTGCTCGAACCGACCGCCGGGAAGGTCGAGTTCGAGGGCAAGGACATCACGCACCTGGGTGTGAGCGGGATGCGTCCGCTGCGCCGCGATGTCCAGATGATCTTCCAGGACCCGTACTCGTCGCTGAACCCGCGCCACACCATCGGCACCATCATCGGCGCCCCCTTCAAGCTGCAGGGCGTCACGCCCGAGGGCGGCATCAAGAAGGAAGTGCAGCGGCTGCTGTCGGTGGTGGGTCTCAACCCCGAGCACTACAACCGCTATCCGCACGAATTCTCCGGCGGCCAGCGCCAGCGCATCGGCATCGCCCGCGCGCTCGCGCTCAACCCGAAGCTGGTCGTGGCCGATGAGCCGGTCTCCGCGCTGGACGTGTCCATCCAGGCGCAGGTCGTCAACCTCCTCGACGACCTCCAGCAGGAGCTGGGCCTGACGTACGTGATCATCGCGCACGACCTGTCGGTCGTCCGGCATGTGTCGGACCGGATCGCGGTGATGTACCTCGGCAAGATCGTCGAACTCGCCGACCGTGAATCGCTGTACCGGGCGCCGATGCACCCGTACACCAAGGCGCTGATGTCGGCCGTGCCGATCCCGGACCCGCGGCGCAAGAACGCCAAGAGCGAGCGCATCCTGCTCAAGGGCGACGTGCCCTCGCCGATCGCCCCGCCGAGCGGCTGCCGTTTCCACACCCGGTGCTGGAAGGCGACGCAGATCTGCACGACCACCGAGCCGCCGCTGATCGAGCTGAAGCCCGGTCAGCAGGTCGCCTGTCACCACCCGGAGAACTTCGAGGACCAGGCGCCGCAGGACACCGTCCTGCTGACCGCGGCCAAGGAGGCGGCGGAGCTGGTGTCGGACGAGGTGCTCGCGGAGTCGGCGGAGACCAGCGCGGCGGTGGCGGCCGAGGTGGGGGCCGCTGCGGACGTGGCGCCCGAAGCCTCCGAAGCCTCCGCAGCCTCCGCGGACGAGGCGCCCGCCAAGGAGAAGTGA
- a CDS encoding ABC transporter ATP-binding protein → MTELSKTGAAVGEPTGTSPAPTAFLEVRDLKVHFPTDDGLVKSVDGLSFQLEKGKTLGIVGESGSGKSVTSLGIMGLHTAGQYGKRKAQISGEIWLDGTELLSADPDHVRKLRGRDMAMIFQDPLSSLHPYYTIGQQIVEAYRVHHNVDKKVAKRRAVEMLDRVGIPQPDKRVDSYPHEFSGGMRQRAMIAMALVNNPELLIADEPTTALDVTVQAQILDLIRDLQKEFGSAVIVITHDLGVVAELSDDILVMYGGRCVERGPAEKVFYEPRHPYTWGLLGSMPRLDREQQERLIPVKGSPPSLINIPSGCAFNPRCPYADIPKDDLTRTVRPELAEVGSQHWAACHMTREQRERIWTEEIAPKL, encoded by the coding sequence ATGACGGAACTCAGCAAGACCGGCGCGGCCGTCGGGGAGCCCACCGGCACCTCGCCCGCCCCGACCGCCTTCCTCGAAGTACGCGATCTGAAGGTGCACTTCCCGACCGACGACGGTCTGGTCAAGTCCGTCGACGGGCTCAGCTTCCAGCTGGAGAAGGGCAAGACCCTCGGCATCGTGGGCGAGTCGGGCTCCGGCAAGTCGGTGACCTCGCTCGGCATCATGGGCCTGCACACCGCCGGCCAGTACGGCAAGCGCAAGGCGCAGATCTCCGGCGAGATCTGGCTCGACGGCACCGAGTTGCTCTCCGCGGACCCCGACCACGTACGCAAACTGCGCGGCCGCGACATGGCGATGATCTTCCAGGATCCGCTGTCCTCGCTGCACCCGTACTACACGATCGGCCAGCAGATCGTGGAGGCGTACCGCGTCCACCACAACGTGGACAAGAAGGTCGCCAAGCGGCGTGCGGTCGAGATGCTCGACCGGGTCGGCATCCCGCAGCCGGACAAGCGGGTCGACAGCTACCCGCACGAGTTCTCCGGTGGCATGCGGCAGCGCGCGATGATCGCCATGGCGCTGGTCAACAACCCCGAACTGCTCATCGCGGACGAGCCGACGACCGCCCTCGACGTGACCGTCCAGGCGCAGATCCTCGACCTGATCCGCGATCTGCAGAAGGAGTTCGGCTCCGCGGTCATCGTCATCACCCACGACCTGGGCGTCGTCGCCGAGCTTTCCGACGACATCCTGGTGATGTACGGCGGCCGTTGCGTGGAGCGCGGTCCCGCCGAGAAGGTGTTCTACGAGCCCCGCCACCCCTACACCTGGGGCCTGCTGGGCTCGATGCCGCGCCTGGACCGTGAGCAGCAGGAGCGGCTCATCCCGGTCAAGGGCTCCCCGCCGTCCCTGATCAACATCCCGTCCGGCTGCGCCTTCAACCCGCGCTGCCCGTACGCCGACATCCCCAAGGACGACCTCACCCGCACGGTCCGCCCCGAGCTGGCCGAGGTCGGCAGCCAGCACTGGGCCGCCTGCCACATGACCAGGGAACAGCGGGAGCGGATCTGGACCGAAGAGATTGCGCCGAAGCTGTGA
- a CDS encoding ABC transporter permease, giving the protein MLAYLIRRLFAAAVMLVVIIMVVFGIFFLVPKWAGVDIAASFVGKQADPASVEAVRQKLGLSDPIYAQVWEFFKGIFVGRTYSGGGDVTECAAPCFGYSFRSEQAIWPVLTDRFPVTMSLALGAAVLWLIFGVAAGVLSALKRGTLWDRGAMVVALAGVSLPIYFTGLLSLAIFAFGLNWIDASYVPLEDSFGGWLGGMILPWITLAFLYAAMYARITRATMLEILGEDYIRTARAKGLKEQTVIGKHAMRSTMTPILTMLGMDLGALIGGAILTETTFNLPGLGQAVLQAIRNQDLPVILGVTLITSLAVLFANLVVDILYAVIDPRVRLA; this is encoded by the coding sequence GTGCTCGCTTACCTCATCAGGCGGTTGTTCGCCGCCGCAGTGATGCTCGTGGTCATCATCATGGTGGTCTTCGGCATCTTCTTCCTCGTCCCCAAGTGGGCGGGCGTCGACATCGCCGCGAGCTTCGTGGGCAAGCAGGCCGACCCCGCCTCGGTGGAGGCGGTCCGGCAGAAGCTGGGTCTCAGCGACCCGATCTATGCCCAGGTCTGGGAGTTCTTCAAGGGCATCTTCGTCGGTCGCACCTACTCGGGCGGCGGCGACGTCACCGAGTGCGCCGCGCCCTGCTTCGGCTACTCGTTCCGCAGTGAGCAGGCCATCTGGCCGGTGCTCACCGACCGCTTCCCGGTGACCATGAGCCTCGCGCTCGGTGCCGCCGTGCTGTGGCTGATCTTCGGTGTCGCGGCCGGTGTGCTCTCCGCGCTCAAGCGGGGCACCCTGTGGGACCGCGGCGCCATGGTCGTCGCCCTCGCCGGTGTCTCCCTGCCGATCTACTTCACCGGCCTGCTCAGCCTGGCGATCTTCGCCTTCGGGCTGAACTGGATCGACGCGTCGTACGTGCCCCTCGAAGACAGCTTCGGCGGCTGGCTCGGCGGCATGATCCTGCCCTGGATCACCCTCGCGTTCCTGTACGCGGCGATGTACGCCCGGATCACCAGAGCCACCATGCTGGAGATCCTCGGCGAGGACTACATCCGCACCGCGCGCGCCAAGGGCCTCAAGGAGCAGACCGTCATCGGCAAGCACGCCATGCGCTCGACGATGACGCCCATCCTGACCATGCTCGGCATGGACCTCGGCGCCCTCATCGGCGGTGCGATCCTGACCGAGACGACGTTCAATCTGCCCGGCCTCGGCCAGGCGGTGCTTCAGGCGATCAGGAACCAGGATCTGCCCGTCATCCTGGGCGTCACCCTGATCACATCCCTCGCGGTGCTCTTCGCCAACCTCGTGGTGGACATCCTGTACGCCGTGATCGACCCCCGAGTGAGGCTCGCATGA
- a CDS encoding ABC transporter substrate-binding protein: MTTKRTSGRRKQAFAAVAAVAALLTTAACGGGDSDGEGSKNGAAGFDAANNKVAQASLAKKGGTLKFGGAQDADSWDTTRGYYGFMWNFARYYSRQLVTGKAEPGKAGAELTPDLATGLAKVSDDGKTYTYTLRDGITWEDGKPITSKDIKYGIERVWAQDVLSGGPVYLKDMLDPKGEYKGPYKDTSKDKLGLKAIETPNDKTITFKLPTPNSDFEEVLALISASPVRQDKDTKSKYGLKPFSSGPYKFESYSPGKDLTLVRNTSWKQESDPIRKAYPDKITVQFFSDANQLDERLINGDLDLDINQTGMSPQGRTTALKQHKANLDNPVSGYIRYATFPQSVKPFDNIECRKAVLYGANHVSLQTARGGPIAGGDIGTNMLPPSVPGSEGQKYDPYKMATDNKDGNAAEAKKALQACGKPNGFKTTIAVRNNKPVEVATAQSLQASLKKIGITADIDQFDGSQTSGIIGSPSNVVKKGYGIIIMGWGPDFPTVQGYGMPLWDSKYILESGNNNFALIKDKAIDGLFDDYVTELDDAKKTEISTEINHKVMEGAYYLPFVFEKFINWRSDRLANVYTTDGYSGMYDFVNLGLKSAS, encoded by the coding sequence GTGACTACCAAACGCACCTCAGGGCGGCGTAAGCAGGCATTTGCCGCTGTCGCCGCGGTCGCCGCGCTGCTGACCACGGCGGCGTGCGGCGGTGGCGACAGCGACGGCGAGGGCTCGAAGAACGGCGCGGCCGGCTTCGACGCCGCCAACAACAAGGTCGCCCAGGCATCCCTGGCCAAGAAGGGCGGCACGCTGAAGTTCGGTGGCGCGCAGGACGCCGACTCGTGGGACACCACGCGCGGCTACTACGGCTTCATGTGGAACTTCGCGCGCTACTACAGCCGCCAGCTCGTCACGGGCAAGGCGGAGCCGGGCAAGGCCGGCGCCGAGCTCACTCCGGACCTCGCCACCGGGCTCGCCAAGGTCTCCGACGACGGCAAGACCTACACGTACACCCTGCGTGACGGCATCACCTGGGAGGACGGCAAGCCGATCACCTCCAAGGACATCAAGTACGGCATCGAGCGTGTCTGGGCGCAGGACGTGCTGTCCGGCGGCCCGGTCTACCTGAAGGACATGCTCGACCCCAAGGGCGAGTACAAGGGTCCGTACAAGGACACGTCCAAGGACAAGCTGGGCCTGAAGGCGATCGAGACGCCGAACGACAAGACCATCACCTTCAAGCTGCCGACGCCCAACTCGGACTTCGAGGAGGTGCTGGCCCTGATCTCGGCGTCCCCCGTCCGTCAGGACAAGGACACCAAGTCGAAGTACGGCCTGAAGCCGTTCTCCTCCGGCCCGTACAAGTTCGAGTCGTACAGCCCGGGCAAGGACCTCACGCTGGTCCGCAACACCAGCTGGAAGCAGGAGTCGGACCCGATCCGCAAGGCGTACCCGGACAAGATCACTGTCCAGTTCTTCTCGGACGCCAACCAGCTGGACGAGCGCCTGATCAACGGTGACCTGGACCTCGACATCAACCAGACCGGCATGTCGCCGCAGGGCCGCACCACCGCCCTGAAGCAGCACAAGGCCAACCTGGACAACCCGGTCTCCGGCTACATCCGTTACGCGACCTTCCCGCAGAGCGTGAAGCCGTTCGACAACATCGAGTGCCGCAAGGCCGTGCTCTACGGCGCCAACCACGTGTCGCTGCAGACCGCGCGCGGTGGCCCCATCGCCGGTGGTGACATCGGCACCAACATGCTGCCGCCGTCCGTCCCGGGCTCCGAGGGCCAGAAGTACGACCCGTACAAGATGGCGACCGACAACAAGGACGGCAACGCGGCCGAGGCCAAGAAGGCGCTGCAGGCCTGCGGTAAGCCGAACGGCTTCAAGACCACCATCGCGGTCCGCAACAACAAGCCGGTCGAGGTGGCCACCGCCCAGTCCCTGCAGGCGTCGCTGAAGAAGATCGGCATCACCGCCGACATCGACCAGTTCGACGGTTCGCAGACCTCCGGCATCATCGGCAGCCCCTCCAACGTGGTCAAGAAGGGCTACGGCATCATCATCATGGGCTGGGGCCCGGACTTCCCGACCGTCCAGGGCTACGGCATGCCGCTGTGGGACAGCAAGTACATCCTGGAGAGCGGTAACAACAACTTCGCGCTGATCAAGGACAAGGCGATCGACGGCCTGTTCGACGACTACGTCACCGAGCTGGACGACGCGAAGAAGACCGAGATCTCCACGGAGATCAACCACAAGGTGATGGAGGGCGCGTACTACCTGCCCTTCGTCTTCGAGAAGTTCATCAACTGGCGCTCCGACCGCCTGGCGAACGTCTACACCACCGACGGCTACAGCGGTATGTACGACTTCGTCAACCTCGGTCTGAAGTCCGCAAGCTGA
- a CDS encoding ABC transporter permease has product MTAPLHEPTAEAAPSAAEEAAVAGTGAKAVQGRSLGRIAWERLKRDKLALTGGAVVLLLVVVALLAPVITSLLGQDPNEYHEELIDPLFGTPTGSLGGISGDHLLGVEPVNGRDILARILYGARISLLVGFLSAVVAVILGTVLGILAGFFGGWVDSVISRVMDGLLAFPQLLFIIALVSVMPNEMLGLTGSSVRVFVMILVIGFFGWPYIGRVVRGQTLSLREREYVEAARSLGAGRLYILFKELLPNLVAPIVVYTTMMIPTNILTEAALSFLGVGVKPPTASWGQMLSSAIDYYESDPMYMVVPGVAIFITVLAFNLFGDGVRDALDPKGSR; this is encoded by the coding sequence ATGACGGCACCATTGCACGAGCCGACCGCCGAGGCGGCCCCGAGCGCGGCCGAGGAAGCGGCGGTCGCAGGCACCGGCGCGAAGGCCGTACAGGGTCGCTCCCTGGGCCGGATCGCCTGGGAGCGCCTGAAGCGGGACAAGCTCGCTCTGACGGGCGGCGCCGTGGTGCTCCTCCTCGTGGTGGTCGCCCTGCTCGCGCCGGTCATCACCAGCCTGCTCGGGCAGGATCCGAACGAGTATCACGAGGAGCTGATCGACCCGCTGTTCGGCACCCCCACGGGCTCGCTGGGCGGCATCAGCGGCGACCACCTGCTGGGCGTCGAGCCGGTCAACGGCCGCGACATCCTCGCCCGGATCCTCTACGGCGCCCGGATCTCGCTGCTGGTCGGCTTCCTGTCGGCCGTCGTCGCCGTCATCCTGGGCACCGTCCTCGGCATCCTCGCCGGCTTCTTCGGCGGCTGGGTCGACTCGGTCATCAGCCGGGTGATGGACGGTCTGCTGGCCTTCCCGCAGCTGCTCTTCATCATCGCGCTGGTCTCCGTCATGCCGAACGAGATGCTGGGCCTGACCGGGTCCAGCGTGCGTGTGTTCGTGATGATCCTGGTCATCGGCTTCTTCGGATGGCCGTACATCGGGCGCGTGGTGCGCGGCCAGACGCTGTCGCTGCGCGAGCGCGAGTACGTGGAAGCCGCCCGTTCCCTGGGCGCCGGGCGGCTGTACATCCTGTTCAAGGAGCTGCTGCCCAACCTCGTCGCACCGATCGTCGTGTACACGACGATGATGATCCCCACCAACATCCTCACCGAGGCGGCACTCAGCTTCCTGGGCGTGGGCGTCAAGCCGCCCACGGCGTCCTGGGGGCAGATGCTTTCGAGCGCGATCGACTACTACGAGTCGGACCCCATGTACATGGTGGTCCCCGGCGTGGCGATCTTCATCACTGTCCTCGCCTTCAACCTCTTCGGCGACGGCGTGCGTGACGCGCTGGACCCGAAGGGCTCCCGCTGA
- a CDS encoding enhanced serine sensitivity protein SseB C-terminal domain-containing protein, with product MSASIATGQVEHMLRQVTPGRYDAYEALLRALATPSAGQVWMLLWHGQAGSPDAQYGNMEVDGHGYAPCVTSAQELSASGWNRSYEVVDGVDVARTLYPDHYGLWLNPHAPGGGVGIPWLDLRRIATGLERQPAGPLRLSEPGIEIPQFYAQLAQNAHRTPAVRSLRRAWVQPALGAPYLAIGLDVYDTSPAAVDSVRAMMQQSIGAVPDGLPVSTVAMSDEYDPVAMWMRAQARPFYDREAHGAPAQAPAAGYGYPPVHGGY from the coding sequence GTGAGCGCCAGCATCGCGACCGGCCAGGTCGAGCACATGCTGCGCCAGGTGACGCCCGGGCGCTACGACGCCTACGAGGCACTGCTGCGCGCCCTCGCGACCCCCTCCGCCGGCCAGGTCTGGATGCTCCTCTGGCACGGCCAGGCAGGCTCACCGGACGCGCAGTACGGAAACATGGAGGTCGACGGCCACGGCTACGCCCCCTGTGTCACCTCCGCCCAGGAACTCTCGGCCAGCGGCTGGAACCGCTCCTACGAAGTCGTCGACGGAGTGGACGTCGCCCGCACCCTCTACCCCGACCACTACGGCCTCTGGCTGAACCCGCACGCGCCCGGCGGCGGCGTCGGCATCCCCTGGCTCGACCTGCGCCGCATCGCCACCGGCCTGGAGCGGCAGCCCGCAGGGCCGCTGCGGCTGTCGGAGCCCGGCATCGAGATCCCGCAGTTCTACGCCCAGCTCGCGCAGAACGCCCACCGCACCCCGGCCGTCCGCTCCCTGCGCCGCGCCTGGGTGCAGCCGGCGCTCGGGGCGCCGTACCTCGCCATCGGCCTCGATGTGTACGACACCAGCCCGGCCGCCGTGGACTCGGTGCGGGCGATGATGCAGCAGTCCATCGGCGCGGTCCCGGACGGCCTGCCGGTGTCGACGGTCGCCATGTCCGACGAGTACGACCCGGTCGCGATGTGGATGCGGGCCCAGGCCCGCCCCTTCTACGACCGTGAGGCCCACGGAGCCCCGGCTCAGGCGCCGGCGGCCGGGTACGGCTATCCACCGGTCCACGGCGGATACTGA
- a CDS encoding enhanced serine sensitivity protein SseB: MDFPGDFPDFPAQAHPHPHGGWPGNELEEVLSASLNVPGAGGRIIEVLGRSFIWVPLPNGGGPDSVPLDLPTLELGGQAYVPVFSSEEQFRQVVGSHMSYTIAPAVEFARGLPPQVGIAVNPDGVVGIPLPPPAVAELCRVGRTPLDGLTTGGRVKLYEPDWQDDPVDFLSAAATEFDQTGVVTTARRCLAAIETADPVMFVGVELNQWEGDIRALPLDALGRALARVPVKWPVNLVLLDVTQDPVAEWMRNRARPFYQR, encoded by the coding sequence ATGGACTTCCCAGGGGACTTCCCGGACTTCCCGGCACAGGCACACCCCCACCCGCACGGGGGCTGGCCCGGCAACGAGTTGGAGGAGGTGCTCTCCGCCTCCCTCAACGTCCCGGGGGCCGGCGGGCGGATCATCGAAGTCCTCGGACGCAGCTTCATCTGGGTCCCGCTCCCCAACGGCGGCGGCCCGGACAGCGTCCCGCTCGACCTGCCCACCCTCGAACTCGGCGGCCAGGCCTACGTCCCCGTCTTCAGCTCCGAGGAACAGTTCCGCCAGGTCGTCGGCTCCCACATGTCGTACACGATCGCCCCCGCGGTGGAGTTCGCCCGCGGCCTGCCCCCGCAGGTCGGCATCGCCGTCAACCCCGACGGCGTGGTCGGCATCCCCCTCCCGCCCCCCGCCGTCGCCGAACTCTGCCGCGTGGGCCGCACCCCCCTGGACGGCCTCACCACCGGCGGCCGGGTCAAGCTCTACGAACCGGACTGGCAGGACGACCCCGTGGACTTCCTCTCCGCGGCAGCCACCGAGTTCGACCAGACCGGCGTGGTGACCACGGCCCGCCGCTGCCTCGCGGCGATCGAAACGGCCGACCCGGTCATGTTCGTAGGCGTCGAACTCAACCAGTGGGAGGGCGACATCAGGGCCCTCCCCCTGGACGCGCTGGGCCGAGCCCTGGCAAGGGTCCCCGTGAAGTGGCCGGTAAACCTGGTCCTCTTGGACGTAACACAAGACCCGGTGGCCGAATGGATGCGCAACAGGGCCCGCCCCTTCTACCAACGATGA